One Mus pahari chromosome 10, PAHARI_EIJ_v1.1, whole genome shotgun sequence genomic window, TCAGCGCCCGCCCGGCCTCCGCTCCCGTCCTCACCTCGTCCATCTCCTTGGCCTGCTTCTTGGGCTGTTTCAGGGGCTTCTTTTTGCCACCTGTGGGCGACACGAGCATGTTCGGCCCATCCCCACCATCCATCGCCCTCCCGTTGTTCCCCATCCATCCGTCCCACCCCCGATCCCCAAATAGCCTTACCTTCCCGGCCCGACATGGCGCCTCCAGCCCTTTCACCAGACCCTGATCCTATGCCGGAAACGGGACTTACAGCCTGCGCTTATGCCGCACCTATGCGTGGCCCCTGATTGGCTGCTAGGCAGGAAGTCGCCCTCGCGTATTTTAAAAGGATGCGTCCTCCAGGGGCGGGTGCTGACCCGACAGGGGTCAATTGAGTGGCAGACGCGGGGCTTACTGCTGGAGCCTAATAGGCTTAGGCAATTCAGGTACGGGGCGGAAGGCTCCTTCTGCCTGGGTCTATCCGAAAccgtgggagtgggggagggtgtcTGCCTATAAAGCTTGTAATCCGGCACAGAAAGAAAGCATTGCAGGTGGAGGGGAGGGTAAATGCAAGTGCCTTTCCGGAACCGGGGAAAGCACAGGTGGCGGGCACGAGATGGGATGGGAGATGGCAGAAGTGGGTAGTGACCAATTATCACCCAGCCCTTAGCTTCAGAGGCCGCGGGAAAAAGTTCGGACTTAATGAAACAATGAATGCAAGTGTTTGcaaattctttcttcttgtttttttttttttttttgagtatgtactttatatagatacatatagatacatagtACTCAGGTCTGAGGATTGAGGAAAGCTGACATTGTAGCAAGACAAACCTACGGCAAGGCAAATAAGTAAAATGCGCATCACACGTCATGTGACCTgtgtggggagaaaaaaaaaaataagtagagaaAGTAGAGTAAGGAATGCTCCCTTGATGGGATGTGATTTTTGCTAGGGTGGTTAGAAAAGACCTCTCCAGGGGCTATCTGAGCAGGACTTGAGGAAGGCCAGGGAACCAACTGTGAACAGGGAACAGCTAGGCAATGCCAAGGCCCTGGGTGGAAGACAGCCTCGTGTGATCCAGTCCTTCATACGATTGGAAGGAGTGAGAAAACAGTCGAAAGTAGAGAGACGAATgagagtcagatcccctggaagcaGTGGAGAAGACGTTGACTTTTTGCCCTGAAGGAACTGCGGGACTGTTGGAGGCTGTTGAGGTGGAATGGAGCCAAGTGAGGGGTAGTCCAGCCATGGATGGCATGCTGGCCAGGGAGACCTCTTTGTATACCTGACAgagatgggggtggtggtgggctCCAAGGCTTAGAAAGTTAGCAGGATTTTGCTAATAGATTGGATTtgagataggagagaaaaaaagagggattATGGTGATGTGAGCTTGTCAGCCTGGCATTTGTACCTGAGTTCCCATTAACCACAGTAGCAGGAAAGATGGATTACTATTACATTTCAAGCAGTGATATAGTTAGATAATATAAAATCCTGAAGAGATGCTTCGGCTGAAGAAGTGacggaggtgtgtgtgtgtgtgtgtgtgtgtgtgtgtttgcttgcttgaatGAATGTGTGCAATTAGgggttgaacctagggcctcactcatgttaggcaagtgctgtaTAATTGAACTATATGCCcagtttttgagaaaaaaaatctatgagggtgtgtgaatgtatatgcatatgagagagagaaagagagaccccAGAGGCCAGAGCCATCAGGtactccagaactggagttacaggcagttgtgacttGCCTAGTGTGGCTATGTGCTAGGAGTCAAACTAATTTATATGCCCTCTCagcctctgaaccatctctccagcccagttattttttttaataataggtTTACTGATATAAAGCTCACTATATAACTTAgctatttaatttatataattcaGTGATTCTAATACATCAAAGATTATGCAAATATTACTACAACCAACTATAGAAGCATTTCCTCCCACTCTTTCTGGGTTTGAAATAGAGACTCACTCACACTGTGGACTTGTGGAGTGAGTCTTCctgcccagcctcccaagtggggGTTGCAGGTTTGAGCACTTGTGGACTAGGCcgagtctcttctttttttctttctttcttttttttttttctttttttttttttttttttttttttttttttttttgagacagggtctcactatgtagccttggctgNNNNNNNNNNNNNNNNNNNNNNNNNNNNNNNNNNNNNNNNNNNNNNNNNNNNNNNNNNNNNNNNNNNNNNNNNNNNNNNNNNNNNNNtcgaactcagaaatctgcctgcctctgcctcccgagtgctgggattaaaggcgtgcgccaccacgcccggctttttttttttttggtgagtcTTTTCACTTTCTTACCCAATGttgggatcaagcccagggctccCAATACTGTACCACTTACCTACATCACTAACCCTgtggggtttttggtttgttttattaatatatttttaatttttatgcatgTGTCTGCTTGTCCATCCATGTACCATATGCATGaagctgtggaagccagaagagggagttagatcccctagagctggtgGCTGTGATATATATGTCCTGGGAACAAAACCCTGGACCTCTGAAAGCAGCAATTGTCCTTTACCACtaggtcatctctccaggccccaaaaCCAGggttttgagtttgtttctttgtttgtttttgtttttttcaagacagagtttctctgtgtagccctggctgtcctggaactcactctgtagaccaggctggccttgaactaagaaatcctccggcctctgccttccaagtgctgggactaaaggcatgtgccaccactgcctggcgagtttttttttttttttttttttttttttaagatggtggCTTACTGTGTAGGCCtggttagcctagaactcacagagatctgcctgcttctgccttctgaatacttgggttaaaggcatatgccaccataaccaattataaagtaaattatttaaaaatattttctattttgcttattgattgattgattgattgattgatttttgagacagggtctcactatgtagccttggctgaccgggaattcactttgtagaccaggctgtccttgaactcacagagatccacctgcctctgcttcctgtatgcagggattaaaggcatgggccattACACCTAgcccttatattttattttaattacatgtgcTTTTGTGTGTCTATGGAGGAGAATATAAATGCAgatgtcctcagaggccagaagggggcggtgagtccctgtaactggagttaatAGGTTATCCAAGCACAGATCTgcatactgggaaccaaacttgttTTCCCTGCAAGAGCAGGCTGCTCTCCCCACCAAGAAACCATCTCAGCCCCCGCTAGCATTTTCAGTCCAGGTGGCTGTATGAGGGGAATCTGAGCACTGCATCTTGGGCTGCAAAAGTGTCTGGCAGTTAGGGAGATGGGGGCAAATGGAAGCCAAGTGAAAATGACCTCTGAAGGAAGAGGGAGCCATCACAGTGCACAGGCTGACAAAGGGCAAATGATGGGGATCAAAAATTGGCAGAGGTGGAGGTGATCTGGACAAGGACCGGGTGACATTTGAGCAGATACATGTCTGGACAAGGAAGGCCACTGCAGAGAGGGTGAGAGCAAGTGGAGAAGGAAGTTCTGACAACCTGCTAAGGGGTCTGATGGTGCGCAGAGTCAGGCTGGGTGAGACATCTCATCAGCTACTGAGCAGTGTCTGGGATGTGTGATGCTCTTCCTAAGGAGCatgctccccccccaccccccacagggttcctctgtgtagccctggctgtcctggaactcactttgtagaccaggctggccttgaactcagaaatccgcctgcctcttcctcccaaatgctgggattaaaggcgtgcgccaccaccacccggctagcacacgtctttaatcccagcacttgggaggcagaggcaattggatctctgagtttgaagctagtctggtctacaaagtgtgttctaggatagccagccagggttatacagagaaagaaattctgtcttgaaaaacaaaaaaacaatgggGGGAGGTTCCaaggggagacctgaaaaggggaaaatatttgaaatgtaaataaagaaaatatccaatttttttaaaaaaggaaaaacaaaaaacaagcaaaaaaattgtaaagagagagagaaacagacagacagacagacacaaggcGAGAACTAGAGATAAAGAACACAAGCTCATGGGCTTAACCCCAGTTCTGCAgttcagggctggggctgggagatggTGGCAGCTGATAAAGTATGCCAGGAAGAAGCTACCCCCACCCTGAGTGGTGTGGAAAAGCAAGGTAGGAGGCAGCTGTCTTCTGACAGTGGAGAACTAAGCTGAGAAAACAAGATTCGGGACGTAGGCTCCTGCTCAATGTgacctctgtccttctgtccagCCTTTCCCCCTCAGCCCATCTCTGCTTCACCTCCCAGCTGCATTGGACACCTTGCAGGTTTTAGGTGACTCCAAGAGCTTCCTATTCCTAGGTTCTCCCTCTGCCAGCATTGTCATTCTTCCTCCGCTGGCTGAAGGGCCTGCGAGACACCTATGTATGGATGTCATTCCCATTGAGAGACAGGCCAACACTTGGCGCGTGGCGGGGTGGCAAGGAAAGACTGAAAGGGGAGAGTAGATGAGGGAAACAAGCTGGGAGCCCCTGACCCTTCTCTGGGACATTCCTGCTATTGCCAAGTGCTTGTTCTTGCTAGGCAGTTTTATCTGATGCAGAAAACAGGAAAGGTGGCAAGTAAGGGGGTGGTCAAGGAAGGCCTTACTGAAAGGGGacatttgggactggagagatggctcagcggttaagagtactggctgctcttccagagatcctgagttcaattcccagcaaccacatggtggctcatagctacTTGTAatggcatctgacaccctcttctggtgtgcctgaagacagctataattgtactcatagacaataaataaataaattaatttttaaaaaagggagaTATTTGAGCAGACATAGACAGGCCACAGACTTGTGGAGGGAGAGGGGTGTACTTGGAGGGGGCAGGGCACAGAATTGTACAGATCATGCTTAAAGTGTCAGGCTGGTTGGAACAGAATATGGCTATGGGAAGGAAGGGGGTGAGCGCTGGGAGTACCTGACCTTTCTGGTTTCTGCCAGATCTCTATGCCAGGTGAGACGGGAACTATAGGCTCTGCTCTTACTCCTGTGTTAACCTGCTCTTGGGCTGCTCTGTCGGAAACAAGTCATAGGTCTCATCTCTGCCAGGGAACCAAGAGCAGACAGCTAGAAGAGCACAAGCCAGGAACTGGGCTGAAAAGGCTGGAGGAAGTTGAGAGGAAGCAGTGACTTCTGGGGTTCTGAAAGCTAAGGAGAGATCGGGGTGGGGGGCCGGGGGGGGGCAGCTGAGTCACAGGACGTCCGGGTCCTCCAAGTCTCATAGAATGGGATCAAAGAGAGGAAAGCAGCTAGGGCTGTAGTGGCACAGAGGTTGTTGGCCATGTGTCACTCTGCTTGGTTCCATCTCTAACATCTGTCTCCTGGGAGGGAGCTGTGAGGTAGTGGTGAGGGACTGTAGACACTTGTGTTCTGTGGGCCCGGTACTGGGGCTTGGGTATGATGGTGTGCTGACTTATGTGTATATGATCCTAAGCTTTGTGAATAGGACTTGAGTTCAGGTGGAGCGGCAGTTTAGAACCAGTGTCATCAAGATCCCCTCTGCTAGAGCTCTCAGCTTGAACCCACTTTGACCTGAAGGCGTGTCCTTGTCTATCCAGCTTTGTTTTCCAAAAGATCGAGAGAGTTCcactgaggaggaggagcctgggaTGCTTGGGGTGAATCTGTGCATGAGGAAGCCCCCTTGCACCTGCGTCTGTTTACACCATATCCTTCTCATATGATCCAGTTAATCTGTGTATAAAGAAACTCTCAAAATTATCCCTCCATCTCCTGGTTACCACCTGTGAGAAGTTTCATGACttgaaactaagaaaagaaattccaaccATAGTTTGAGGAAGCCCTTTTGTGTTCTCCAGGCCCTTCCTCTGTCCCAGCTCCCGTTGCTTTTTCTTGTTGGCCACCAGGTGTCACTCTGATCAGTTCCTTCAGGCTTAATGCCATTTGACCAGAGAAAGCTGCCAGATTTTTCTGGGATTCTGGGTAACTTGGCCCTTCCCTCAGGATTCTGAGCCCCTTCTGTTCTTGGGCCGGGCAGTGCCCGACTCTGGGTACTCCTTGtcctgtgcaggtcagaggaaGTTGGTATTGTTAAGCAGGGCTGAAAGGGAGCAGAGGAGCCTGACCTGCTGAGTGGCTGCAgaggctggggtggaggtgggaaaTGTGAGACAGGGACTTGGGAGCCTGAAAAGTCAGGTGGAGAGCAGAGGGATGGTGTGATTTGGACCTAAGAAAAGCATTCTACAGCTCGGAAgacaggttcctccctcccttcctttcagaGGAGAGCTAGTGGTAGCCCCAGCCTGGGGGTTAGGTGTGAGGGTCTTTTATAGGGATGCCCCTGGAAGTTAGCTTTCCCTCACTCATCCTTACTTCCCTCATTTCCAagaagtcgtgtgtgtgtgtgtgtgtgtgtgtgtgtgtgtgttctgtgtgtgttcgCAGTAATGGGGATTGAATCTATGACCATAGGCATGCCGGGCAAGCGCTCTGACACTGAGCTATGCTCCTTGGCCCTTAAAAACGTTTTTACTTCTTGCCGTTGTcatagttattttgttgttgttgtttaagacaaggtctcactcccTAGCCCTGACTAGCCCGCAGCTTGCTCTATAGGCTCTGCTGTTCTGATCAGTCCTCCTGCACCAACCTTCCAAGTGGCTGGAATTACAAACCTGTACCACCAGCCCATGGAGCCTCTGTGAATCTTTGCCTTCGTGGGCAACTCAGATTTGGGGATTTTCTCTGGCATTTGCAGAAAAAGCAAGCACCAAGTTCCTCCTCTAGGTCCTGTTGGAGAGGCCTAGGAGATGGCGTGCTACAGCCAGGGCAACTGGTCTGTATGGCATcgtaggaggaaagggaagacatGACACCCTGATGAGCTTTTCCACAACTGTTCCCCGGTCCCCAAAACCCATGGGAAAGCCTGGCCTTCCTCTTGCTACAAGGACAGAAATTTGTCTGTTTAGCTTAGGCTTTGAGACCTGCCTTATGTCTAGCCTTTCTCAGTCAGGAGCTAATCTGTCTGGCATTCTCCTCACAGTTCTTGCCATGACAGGGTGCAGCCCTGTGTTCGCAATGCAACATGTGGTGGGTGTACCCCATATACTGGTACGGAGAACCTTCCTTGGAATGGACCTCAGCATGACAAGGACTCTGTGCAGTCCAGGTCCCAGCCAGCCTAGAGAGAAGCGACCGGAAGCTGCAGCCTTAGGGCTCTTTCACCGCCTCCCAGAATTGGGAAGAACACTGAGCCACACCATTCGCCATCAAGTAGCCTCTACTGCCAAGGCTTGGTGGGACAGATATGAAGAGTTTGTGGGACTCAATGAAGTCCGAGAGGCCCAGGGAAATGTGacagaggtgaggagggaggcagggtggCTTTGTCTTCGGATTTGAGAAATATGGCTTGGACTCCTAACAAAAACCATTCCCAGCTACATGTGTGAAGGCAGCTAGGAAACTGGATAcgtttgtgtattttgtttgagactgggtcttctGTACTCCAGGCTGATCTTCCTGTGTCCAcatcctgagtgatgggattataggtgtgggccaccataACTAGTCCTTTTTGTCTCCTGAGACAGTTTTGTCCTGAAGTCCAGACTTGCCTGAAATGTAGACTGTCTTCTAGCCTGGCTCTGAGCTCGTGATCCTCTcacctcagtgctgagattataggcatgggtcaccacacccggctcagacTTGCCTTTTCTTAAACAAACATCATTGGTAGGAATATTTCCCTCTATCTCCTGTGGAGATCTGGAGCTGTACTGGAATGAAGGTCTCTGTAATTATACCCTCTGCTCTCTGCGCAAATACTCAAGTACCAAAAAGTCCCTGGCTAATGACTGCCCTGTGTATTAGGCCGGCAAAATTGCCTCCTGTGGACGGTTTTGCCTTAAGGTgctaaggcaaagggcactgagAAACATCATCTTGGGAGGTGGACCAAGCTACCTGTGGTCTTCAAGTCTTTGGTGGCGGCAGAAACGCACTGTGTCACCTGTCTGCACTCGGTTACAGAACAGTGTGTCAAGGTTGGAAAAGAGCAGGGTTTGGCTAGGGATCCGAGGTACATGGTTGTCTCTTCTCCTTGGATTTGGTACCCAgggtgagtggggtgggggtgggggttggctgAGTTGAAGTTCCCAGGGCCGTAAGCTAGAGGCTGTAGCAGTGACTTGATAGTGGCATTGGAGGCCTCAGTCATACACGGGGTTCCTCGTGGTGGTTCCTGTCAGACAAGAGCTGGCTGGATCTAGCGGACAAAGATTGTGTCACTGTTTGCTTTGCAAGTTTCTCAGGAGCGTGTTATTTCTGCTTGAATGAATAAATCCAGTGCTTCACGTGGGTGTGGCCACATGTCGAACATGCCAGAGTGAGCTGGGATAAGCGTTTTCTGCCTCTCACAGTGACCCCCCAGTGACCCCTGCTCAACTGCTGCCTCGTTAGCCGTGGAGCTGAGCCACAGAGTGGGGCTGGACAGAGAAGGCTGATCCCTCTGACATCCTCTCCGCAGGCGGAGAAAGTGTTCATGGTGGCTCGTGGGCTTGTTCGAGAAGCTCGGGAGGGGTTGGAAGCTCAGCAGACTAAGCTGAAGGAGGTGAGGGACCGCTTGGACCGAGTCTCCAGGGAGGACAACCAGTACCTGGAACTGGCTACTGTGGAGCACAGGATGCTACAGGTGGGCCCCCCCAGGAAGCAGCCCTCGCTTATCTGCACAAGCCCCTTGCATGGCAGGGTATGGAGGGGGTAACCCTGACTGTTGGTCAGAGGTCTTGGAGGAGGTGAACCCGAAAATTCTACGGCGGCCTTAGGGCCAGGCTTCCAGAGCCTGtctgcctgcccttttctgagtACTGGGCTGAACTGTGCAGCGAAGTACTCTCTGACACCCACACCACTGAAGAGAGGGTGCGGGTATTGGCTCAGGGAATACCAGATGCTTACCTTCTTATAGACATGCTCTGCATGACTGCCCAGGGGAAAGATCACATGGCTACCCCTCACACTCCCCACCGCTCTGCTCCCACACCACCAGGTACATTCTTCTGTCTTCATGCAGCACGTGTTTGTAGAGCCCGTGGCAGGGGAGTGGCCTCTGCCCCCGTGGCTGTAGTCACAAGGCTCCTTGCTGCTGTCTGATACCACTTTGTTCccacaggaagagaagaggctCCGAATAGCATACCTGCGTGCAGAAGACTCAGAGCGAGagaagttctctctcttctctgcagcTGTGCGGGAGAGTCATGAGAAAGAGCGTACAAGGGCTGAGAGAACCAAGAACTGGTCCCTTATTGGGTCAGTTCTAGGAGCTCTGATAGGCGTGGCTGGTTCCACCTATGTTAACCGCGTCCGGCTACAAGAGCTGAAGGCCTTACTCCTGGAAGCCCAGAAAGGGCCTGCGAGTCTCCAGGAGGCCATCCGGGAACAGGCTTCTAGCTATTCCCTCCAACAGAAAGACCTCCAGGACCTTATGATGGATCTGAGGGGCCTGGTGCACGTCGAGCAGGGCCAGGGCTCTGGGTCACCAACAGGTTCTTCTTCTACCAGAGGAAAAGACATAGATGGCCTTTCAGCCACCATCAAAGAGCAGCTCCGTCATTCTAGGCAGGTCTATTCCTGCCTAGAGGGTTTACGAGAGCAGCTTGATGGCCTGGAAAAGACTTGCAGCCAAATGGCTGGAGTGCTTCAGCTTGCAAAGGCTCCAGCACATCCAGGCTCGGTGGGGCCAGTGGATGGGGCCCTGCCCAGCTCCTTGCTGGAACACGGGAGTGTGATCTTGGCCCTGtcagagatggagcagaggctaGAAGCCCAGGCTAACAGGAACACTGTCTCTAGCATGCTGGTCACCTGTGTGACTTTCATGGCCACATTGCCTCTGCTCTACATGCTGTTCAAGGCCAGTTAGCCCTGGGGACCTTCTTCAAAGGGACTGAAAGATGAATGTAGCTTTTGTTGGTGATATAATGAATCTTGAGGTGCACACAACCTCAGCCTGACTCTGAATGCCATCTGAGGGGTTCACCGTCTgaggtatattttattttgtaggtaATACCTATTTACATTAATTATCGAAATTTTGTGCAAGTGTCCaattaaaatatctaagaatttgtattatttaaaagatTGTTATATCAGACTCAGTTTTATCATTGACTCCGGAAGTCTGGGACTTGGGGTTTAGCCTGGAGTGGGGGCTCACTCCCTTTAGTTCCTTTCTCATCTCCTAGTGGTCCTAGCTTGGGACTGTGTTGGATGAAATTAGCCCTGGATTCTCACTTAGAATCCTGACACAGTTGTCCTCTGCTTGTTGGGCCTTCCTGTGTGCGGGCTCAAGTGAGTGGAACCTCGCCTGGAGCATGGcttgggggagaggaagagaggaagttcTGGTGCTGAAAGGAGGGGACTGGGGGTCATCATTACAGACCCATGCATATCCCTGATACAAAGTCCTGTCCATGCAACCTGGGACCCTCAAAAAAAACAGCACAGGCATAGCTCAGGCCCTCCCTGGCAGCAGtgtggagacagaaaggaagggaacgGTGAAACATGCAAGTGGATGGCCCTGAGAACCTTGACCTGTCTTCAGAGGGAACAGTGACCCTTGACCTCCTCTGCTAAATGGCGTGGGTGGCCTTATGTAAATAGAATTTGTGGAGTGTTGCTCTGTGGAGTATGAGCTGTTCAGAGCCTGTCAGTCTAACAGCCTCCCCCAGAGAGCAGCCCCACCCGAGTGCACCACAGCTGTCCCCTTCCAGGGGGAGCTTGTTTGTGCCCGTGAAGCCAGAAGCCTTTGTCATAAGCAGCCTCTCTGCTTGGATGCTGTGTTCATTCCTAAACAGCAAGCATGGCCCGAAAATGGCTTCTAAGTTCTCTGAACCTCTGAGAACCTAATCTCTCGGTCAGTTGATCACTTATTGTCATACACTAGTTCCCTGTGAATAAAACAAGCCCAGCACCTAAGGGTGTCGATACCCCTGAAGGGCCAGGAAGTACAGTAGGTGTGTACAGGTGAGGAAGGCTGTAGCGCTGCAGtcaggcctccctccctctgtggggCATGTGTTTGAGTAAGTGGGTTGAGGGGGAGGATCCCCGTACATGACAGGGGCCCCTACACGTTGCAGAAGCAGAACGTTGCACGTTGCAGAAGGAGGGAGGCCGAGGCCAAGGTAATTGAGGGAGTGGGTGCAGACTGACctaggtggggtggggataggtTTGGGGGAGTTGTGGAGCTTAAGGTtagagggtaggggtggggggaaaggagcTGGAGACTTGGGGTGACGTAGTATCAGGGAAGAGTTGTCATGGTGCTGACAAGGTGCTAGGTGACTGGGATCAGGTGctcagagtggggtggggtgggggtggggatggaggaagaagagaggtgaCCTGAGGTCTAAGGGAGGGGTATTTTGGAAAGCAGGCAGATGAGCTAAAGGACCCTGTCTTAATTAGTTTCTGTTgcaatgaaataccatgaccaaaaagcaagttggggaggaaagggtttatttggcttacacttccacatcattgttAATCACTGACAGGAAcagaacaggacaggacaggacaggaactcaagcagggccaGAGCCTCATGGAGGGGTGCCGCTTACtgctcagtgtgctttcttacagaactcagggcTACCAGCCCACGGGTGGCCCCACCCTCGATGGACTGGGCCCGCCCCtgccaatcactaattaagaagatgccctaTAGGGGGATCTTATGGAGAGATTTCCCCATTGAAGTTCTCTCTTTCAGATAACTcaagcttctgtcaagttgacataaatcaatccagcaccccacccccacccccaccccacgggAGTCTGAGGGTGTGACGGTAGAGTAG contains:
- the Ccdc51 gene encoding coiled-coil domain-containing protein 51; the encoded protein is MTGCSPVFAMQHVVGVPHILVRRTFLGMDLSMTRTLCSPGPSQPREKRPEAAALGLFHRLPELGRTLSHTIRHQVASTAKAWWDRYEEFVGLNEVREAQGNVTEAEKVFMVARGLVREAREGLEAQQTKLKEVRDRLDRVSREDNQYLELATVEHRMLQEEKRLRIAYLRAEDSEREKFSLFSAAVRESHEKERTRAERTKNWSLIGSVLGALIGVAGSTYVNRVRLQELKALLLEAQKGPASLQEAIREQASSYSLQQKDLQDLMMDLRGLVHVEQGQGSGSPTGSSSTRGKDIDGLSATIKEQLRHSRQVYSCLEGLREQLDGLEKTCSQMAGVLQLAKAPAHPGSVGPVDGALPSSLLEHGSVILALSEMEQRLEAQANRNTVSSMLVTCVTFMATLPLLYMLFKAS